Below is a genomic region from Candidatus Hydrogenedentota bacterium.
ACGGTTCAAAAAGTTGCCTGCCTGGGTTGCTGTACCTTGGCTCCCGCCGTGCAGATCGATACCGTCACCTATGGTCACGTGGAATCCGACGCGGTGCCCGCCATGCTGGAACACTTTCTAGCTGAACAATCACAGCTTAAACGCACCAACGAAAGTGTCGATCGCAGCGCAGCGGTCGCGGCGGGCGAAATACGCATCGGATTGGGATCATGTTGTGTGGCAGGGGGCAGCAAAAAGATCCATGATGCCTTGTTGGAAGCCCTTGACAGTTTGGGCATACAGGTTCATGTTAAAGCGGTGAGTTGTGTGGGCATGTGCCATCAAACGCCCATGCTTGAAATTATTTTGCCGGAGCAAGCGCCTCACCTCTATGCCAAAGTCAATCCGGATGATGTAGAAAGTATCCTCTTGCGGCATTTTAAGGCGGCCAGTTCTTGGCGTCGTACGCGAACCAGAACCAAACATTGGCTGCAGCGTGCCTATTTACGTGAGGGGAAAAATATTCCGGAACACCATGCCCTAGATGTACGGGATACGCCTGTGTCCAATTTTTTAGGCGCTCAACAACGGCTCGCAACAGCATATTGTGGAGAAATGGCGCCCACCGACCTTGAAGAATATCAGCGGCTTGGAGGATTCGAAGCCTTACGCGCCTGCTTGCAGGAAGGGGATGAAACACGGCGTTACGCGTATTTGACCGGCGACGCAATTATCGCGGAGCTTCGGTTGAGTGAGCTGCGCGGCAGAGGCGGTGCCGGATTCCCAACTGCCGCCAAATGGGAAATCGTTAAAAATACGACCGGCGATCAAAAAGTTGTCATATGCAATGGCGACGAAGGCGATCCGGGCGCGTTCATGGACCGTATGATCTTGGAATCCTATCCCTTCCGCGTCATTGAAGGTATGATTATTGCCGGTTTGGCGACGGGCGCCGAAGAAGGCATTTTCTATATTCGTGCTGAATATCCCTTGGCGGTGTCGCGGGTCAACGAAGCGATCGCCTTTTGTGAAGAAGCCGGGTTTGTTGGAGACGATATTCTGAAAAGCGGGCGCTCCTTTCACTTGCGTGTGGCACAAGGGGCAGGCGCTTTTGTCTGCGGTGAGGAGACGGCATTAATCGCTTCTCTTGAGGGACGCCGCGGCGCGCCATCGCTGCGTCCCCCCTATCCGGCAAAACGCGGTCTCCACGGACATCCAACTTTGGTCAACAACA
It encodes:
- a CDS encoding 4Fe-4S dicluster domain-containing protein, which gives rise to MQRTQNSLKPPLPDSMETSFNTAAIDHILERMGRSPDVLIPVLQAIQKHYKYLPEEALRHLCAHSSITPAAVESVVSFFGQFRRSPTGKHIIRVCDGTACHVKGATDVYDAVAEHLELEIHEDTDAEGVFTVQKVACLGCCTLAPAVQIDTVTYGHVESDAVPAMLEHFLAEQSQLKRTNESVDRSAAVAAGEIRIGLGSCCVAGGSKKIHDALLEALDSLGIQVHVKAVSCVGMCHQTPMLEIILPEQAPHLYAKVNPDDVESILLRHFKAASSWRRTRTRTKHWLQRAYLREGKNIPEHHALDVRDTPVSNFLGAQQRLATAYCGEMAPTDLEEYQRLGGFEALRACLQEGDETRRYAYLTGDAIIAELRLSELRGRGGAGFPTAAKWEIVKNTTGDQKVVICNGDEGDPGAFMDRMILESYPFRVIEGMIIAGLATGAEEGIFYIRAEYPLAVSRVNEAIAFCEEAGFVGDDILKSGRSFHLRVAQGAGAFVCGEETALIASLEGRRGAPSLRPPYPAKRGLHGHPTLVNNTETFALVPWILRHGGKAFAALGTEHSKGTKVFSLAGKIARGGLIEVPMGRTIREIVNEIGGGVAGGRPLKAVQIGGPSGGCIPASLCDTPVDYEALLGAGAMMGSGGFVVLDEDDCMVEMTQYFLSFTQHESCGKCTPCRVGTKRMLEILDRLCLGEGQQGDLELMEELTQTVKEQSLRGLGKTAPNPVLTALRYFREEFEAHLEGRCPAAKCKALITYHITDACIGCTKCAQVCAPEAIAMKPYELHVIDQEHCTKCDNCRVVCPVDAVEVT